In Glycine max cultivar Williams 82 chromosome 4, Glycine_max_v4.0, whole genome shotgun sequence, the genomic stretch AAAAAACCTGAAATTATAGGGAGCAAATGCAAAAACCCTGAAGTTATAGAAAGTAAATACCAAAACACTAACTCAGCCTTCGAGCACATGTGGCAACATACGTGATATGATGACGTGTCAACTTCATGGACACGTTAGCACCAAATTGACAGAAACTAACGACAAGAACCTAtgacaaaaattttcaaatatatcgTGGAGTAGAAACGAAGGAAAAATTTATCAGGAAACAAATACAAAACACGGGTATATAGCAGGGAgcacaaacatattttaaccgTGCTGTAATAAGAGAGAGAACTCAATCTGTTCCATCTTTTCTATTAAACATGAAACAATAAATTCCCAACATGAAACAATAAAGCACCAATTATGTTGGAATGTATATATTTGGTAACAACAGTACACTGATAAAAACCCAGACCCATTGATGAATCAAATTGCTTCATTTTACAACAGACTATACTGGTATCATTTGCTGATAAAGAAATTGCtccaaacaaaataataagacGTATAAAATTGATCTTTTGAATCAATCATATCACAATCAGCAGCCAAGAAATTACCATCCCTGTAAAATATCTAGGAAGATGAGATTCAAAAACTGTCTCCATGGATGCCGAAAAAATGAGGAAAGCATGATTAGTCTATATTAACTCCCAAgcagtataaaatataaattagaattaaATATAACCGTACTGAATTACAATGACCTCCTAACAAAATTGACACACATTTGACTAGCCCCTCTCCCTCCTCAAAATAACAATCCAAAATCCAGAACAAGTAACTAAAGCGAGGGGTTTAACAAAATCTATGTGCTCAAAAATGTTACTCAGCCATCTAGGTGTATAAGGTAAAAAGGCATATTATCCTACATCTTGACTACTACCTGTTCAGCCGAACTTTTCTTCACAAATCCTCTGGAGCACAACTCATTCAACAACTCCAAAGCTTCCTCGGCTAATCCTTCATCAGCAATGCCTTCTATAAGAATGGTATATGTAGCTTCGGTAGGTTTGCATCCTTTTTCTACCATATAAGCCAGAAAATCAATTGCACGACTAGTCTGCTGAGCCTTACAAAGTCCCAACATGATTGCATTGTAAGTGACAGCACTGGGCTTAATACTTAATCCTTCCATGTCATGGAAAATTTTTATAGCCTCATCAACCTTTCCTTCACGACCAAGTCCCCGAAGCAGTGTAGAGTATGTAATTATATCAGGTTTAAGACCCTTTCTGCGCATCTCTTCTAACAGTTCCACAGCATACTCGGTTTTTCCCACCTTTGTAAGACCATCAATAACTGtattataagtaattaaaaCAGGAGAGCATCCCTTGCTACTTAGTTGATTCAGTATTTCAACTGCAGCATCCACCTTCCCGTCTTTGCATAGTGCTGTAAGCAAAGTGTTATAGGTCACTATATCTGGGTAACAACCCCTAGACACCATTATTTCCAAATACTCAATTGCCCTATCCATCTTTTTCTCTTGACAAAACCCATGAAGCAATGGATTGTAACTCAAGGAATTTGGAACACAACCGTGCTTTGGCATTTTCTCCAAGACATCAATGGCTCTACCCAGTAATCGTTTCCGGCACAAGAAGTTAATCAAGATATTGAAAGTAACAACACTAGGGGAACAACCCTTCCTAAGCATATCTGATAACAGCCTCTCAGCATCCATCCATCTCCCAGTGCTACACATGCTAcgcaaaataatattatgagtAATCACATTCGGTTTACAACCATACGAAGGCATGTTATTCAAAAACTTAATTGCCTCATCCAACCGACCCTCCTTGCAAATACCATTGATAAGAACATTGTAAGTGACCACATCGGGTTTGCACCCTTTCTTCCTCATCTCATCTAACAGCTTCATCGCCTGACCAACGCCACTATCATTACAAGTTGCTTCAATTAAAATTGTGTAAGTAATCACATCGGGATAACACTCCCTCTGCAGCTGCCTGTCAAGAACCTCCATTGCCTCCTTCAGCTTCCCACTATCGCACAAACTACGCAGAATTGTGTTATAAGTAACAACATCCGGAGCAACACTCATTCGCTCCAAAACCTCCAAGGCTTTGTCTATCTCCCCAGATTTGCAATAACCACCAATCAAAACATTGTAAGTTATCACATCAGGAACAGCACCAGAATTCTCCAGAATCTCCATGATTCTTGTGGCCTTCTTAGTCTTTCCACTCCTGCAAAACCCGCGAATCAAACTGGTGCATGCAATGACATCAGGGATATCTCCTTGGTAAATCATGCGCTCCAGAAACTTAAGCCCTTCCTCTAACTCTCCATTTCTAACCAACTTCCGGAGATGAATGTTACTCGCAAACTCCTCGAAGCTCCGGGAACCGTTCACCCCAATGGGCGAAGATTCCATGCCTATGACGTTCAAGTCCCCGTTTGGGGTGCTCACAATTTGTTGCAATCTACCGTTCAAACCAGAAGCTTCGGACTTGGAAACAGCAGAAACGCGATTTTCTAAACGCTTTCTAGACCTAGTTGccttcaattttgaaaaatgatgacTAACACTACTATCAGGATATAGAACGAAAGGACGAGAAATGGAGTTATCAGAAACCCTAGCTCTGGTTATGTGGAAGTGGTGAAATGAGCAAACCTGTTCGGCTGGTGCCACTAAATCCATTGCTTTCAGTAAACTTGCAACACTGAAAGCGTTGTGGTAGAAATATGAGAGATATGGTAGAAAAATAGAATTCGCTAAATGAGAATTGAGAAGGGGTTTTAGTTTACCTCTTAGGTTGAGAGTGGTTTGCTGGTGTTTCTTTCAGGACGAGGAAACCAGGCTACTTATCCGATACCCGTTGCTTCTCCTTTGTACAAGACAGAGGTTTATGTTTTTGTCGTGTCAAAATTATGGGGCTGGACTGGCCTCTTTATCTTCAGGGCGTTACTATTCACACCCTTTATTAGAATCTCAAGTTTCCGTTTTCATTGTATAATCTCGAGAAGATTTTTTCATAGGTAAATACAAAGAATACTTTGTTGATTTGAATGATGGGTCCTTATGCTAGAATTTTATCTGTCTATTTGAAACTCAATTAACTGCAGCCTTCTATGCTCTTGTGATTTTTCTCTAAAAGTTGCCCTATGATGGGTCCTTATGCTAGAATTTTATCTTTTGCATCttgtttttcatatatttagttatattatattttccaTCAGCTTTGTTCTTGAAACTTGTGTATATCAAGAATTGTTCAAATCAATAACTTtagccaaaaaaatatatttaaaaatttaattaaataaacattttatgatTTCTGGTTTTCAAATTTACATCTTAATAAAGGTTTAATTTTTTGGGTTACCTCATcagtttgtattttcttttttcccccaTGCTTTCCAACTGAAAATCACTACATTGAACTGGACATTTAccaaatataaattagaaaacaaCCCAATAAAAACACAAGTCAGATATAAAAAGATTACTTATTTAATCAGCTctttcaattttcctttactCAGTAGTATGGCTTTAATTTTTCAGTAATGCagtattataatttattgagtCAGTTCCTAGTTTTACTGTGTCCTGTATATAATATGAAGGTGCCTCTCATATCATAGAGCGTAGAAACTTGGGGTTTCAACTCCACGCGCTAAAGAAAATGGGCCCCTCTCCCTCTTCTCCCAAAGGCTGCCTAGCACACTATAACACAGTTCATAAAGTCAGatttaaaattcacttttgCAATGGttattcaaaagaaaatgtCAATTTGCGAAGAAGGTTGCCTGTTCGCTGTGCAGTGAAACTATGGAACATGACATTTTAGGTATCCATAGAGATGAAAATTATATTGTCCTAGAAGGATGGTCACTTGTGAGTTCTGTGAGCTTCCTTTGCTGGCAATTGACCTGGCTGAGCATCAGGTAGTGTTTATTATAAATGACTTCTTGAATTAAGAAGGTTATATTAATCAGTGTGCTCTGTTACTAATTTCAGTTTGATTTTTAAACATATGCGGGAATCGAACAGAACTTTGTCACCTTTGTAACAAATATGTTAGACTGCGCGAACTATACAACCATGAAGATAGTTGCAATAGAATTCAAGACAATTCTGCAGGGTCTTCAAGGAATGAAATGTCACCATTTGATTGTATTAtgtgtttgaattatattattttgtactTCAAAAAGCTTATAATCAAAAGCTCCTTGGGAAAgttttaggagaaaaaaaaagtgattattttttaatgcagAGGGTTAGGGATAGATGTCTTACTGTCTCATTAGTTTCTTCTAATTCCGTTTCATCTTGTGCAAGTCTTAAGTGCATTATTGTACTCTCTTGCTGAGTTGCTGTGGTACCTGTTAGTTGAGGCTTaatgttaaataattacatgtaTGCACAAATCTTTAACTATTTAAAGAGTTGGGGCTATATTGTAAGTCCAAGCTAATGAAGATACACTGAGGTAGTTTACCTCATGAATTTTCATTGCCTACAAGTTGTAGTTGGTGTAATTTCCCTGAGAGTAGCTAGAGCCTTGAACATCTATGGCTGCTAATTCTAGATGAGTGCTGAGTTGTACATTTTGTAATGTTTggctcagtttttttttttgtttctcttttccttAAAAGAAGTTCCTCCAATTAGCCTTTTGTAGAAGGCTCTTTTTTGTGACTTGcttcataaaaaagaaagctACTTTTAAGTTTTAGAGCTTCATGGAATTTGCGTTTGGCATAGCTTAGAAAAACTGAGGCAAAACACAACCTAAGTAATGAGTGAAGTTTTGCTTGTTGTGATGCAGCTGAATTTTTTGTGtgaattatgatattttttactaCTTAGGTAGTGTATGTGGGATGTAACAATAACTTACAGCAACAGCCaacccttattttttttttgactaaACCACCATTTTGGTCCTCTAAAGATACATACATGTGACATCAATGTGGCATTTTAAAGAATTGTAACATTAAATTAGTCCTCAGAGCACTAAAATGACAgtttaatcaatttattttttgtttctaaaagtGGAGGTGTGTCATTAGCCCTGTAAGGTCATTAATGATATGCGTTTATTATATCTCGCAATTGAATTATTTACTTCTGTGTGAAGGTACGTGAGGCCAGTGGAAAGAGATGAGAGTGCTCGAAGAAGGCCGCAGAATGATTTCTCAAGAAAACGTCTTTTGTTCACAATAGCAATAACTGGCATTGCAGTTATCCTCGGATCTATTTTTTTCCAGAGGAAGACAGATCTCAGCAATGTGCAATAACAGCAGAGAGGATACATGTTAGTGTAAAATTGCTTGATCTGTATAATTTATTTGCACACAACAGAAAGTCGAATGAGATACTTCACCTGCGCATAAAGCACATCGCCATTGTCATTGAATTATTATTGTGGTCAGAAGTTCTGAGACATAAACGAGTCTTTCATCACAAATATTGCTATTTGTTGTTAATCTTCCAACTATCTAAGCACTGCAATAGCAATATCGTTTTTCGATAATAATTgggttaaattttatttgttaaggTTTTATAGGACATTTAGGATTTGCGATTTCAGTAAGCACTTGAACCAGCAAGGAGGGCTCTGCAATCTTgagaatttgataaattttaggctaaattataattttcatttcttttaatttcaaatcaataatttttagtttatcaTTCAAATTCCAATATTAACTTTGATGTAGtagatgataaatttattggcttttaaaataactattttatttttttcttgtttaaataaaatgaaaaataaaaataatctttgtaTAAGTTGAATTCATAACCCTATATTTAAacataatgttattttaaatatatcataGTTATCATTtgtcaaaagttattattttttaatcataaaaatttataaattgaaaaatatttaatatataaatatttttaattttattttatatcatttatatatttttattttgaatagcttatatatttttattattatttaacaatttataattaaattcattaaactatttacataaattattataaaataagaacaaatttatatatacaatactttattaatttctattaaaataaaattttataataaaaataaatacatataaaattaaatattaaatcctTATCACATAAGGACCAAAAttgtgaatttaaaattataagagattaaaattataatttaatataaattttaatcaataataaaatattctgcTGATGAAAGAATTTAACAATTTCTTATATGCATGACCACACACcttgcttttttttaatataggaTTATTCAAATGTACCTGTATCTatttatagattaaaaaaaaactctcaacATCACAGATcaatttcaattcaattcaaataaaGAGACAAATCAATAACTAATTGTTATTGTGACAATACTTTTAATCCCagaaattctttaaaaataaacttatagtCCCTGgtatttattttctgtttttctttgtCACCAAGTAACATGAGCTTCTTAACGTATAAGTTTGTCACTAATTTCTTTAcaggtttaaatatttttagtctttacaatttagttatttttagtctttgtaaaattatttttttatttttaatccttacaagttatatatttttatttttcgtcaTTGTGacattttaaataacatttttttcattacagTGTTATTTAAAGTGTTTTAAGAACTTAAAAACACAAACATAATAaggactaatttttttttataagaactaaaataaaataaaaagccaAATTACAATAAACAAAGTATTTAAACCTTCTTTAAATTTAATACATGTTTATATTAAAGTTAACGGGGCtcaaaagtatttttacttttaaagcaACTCTGCATGCCATGGTACAACAGTAACTGAGAGATACAGGTCACTACACAGACGATTTCATCCGAGTTGGAGATTTATAAATgaacagttttttttattatttgaattcatGGAATGTATGCTTATTTTTTCCTTCCCATCCccactcattttattttatgcaacatcttttataatatttgctatggcaaattattttgtaagtttaattttcaagacTTTTATtacaaaagaattaataaatttaccataaatttgtcattatataataatttagaaACACTTTAAACAATTTTACCATGCCTGAccctttttctcttaaaataatTGTGTATCTCTTTCCACTGGCCTCACGTACAAAGTAATGGCCTTAAGTTTGAATGTAGGATGGACATTTATGAAGCTTTGAGTCTGTTATGTGTAATGGATTTATAAATGTTGTGGAATTAACATTGCCAGATATGTTTTAGTTTCGTGTAATTGTTTTAACTTCTTGGAATGTGCAGGTGGTGATGGATAATGGCATAGTCCAAGTTACCTTAACAAATCCAGATGGAATTGTCACTGGGATACGATATAATGGTGTTGACAGTTTGCTTGAAGTTCTCAACAAGGAGACTAATAGAGGGTATGTGCCCCTAGCGATGAGTAATTGTGAATTGTTATCTCTCTCACACGTGTGCGGCTGTGCGCGAGCTCACGTGCACAGAGTAGTCATTCTTCTGAAAATGTAATGGTTAAATGAACAGTGAAGTTATCAAGAATTCAAGCTGATCAGTAGTAAACATTAGACACAGTGAATATGGTGCGCCAGGAACCAAAGGAATGTTTGATGTGTATGGCAATACTGCTTTCTTTTGTAACCGCATGGTGTCTTTGATACGGTTCCAACAAGTCAAATAAATTCTcaacaaatatatattcaaatgcATTCCCTGATTTGAGTTTGCAATTAAACTGGGAGTGGTTTTGAAGTCTCACCTGAGTAGAAATAAACCCATTGTAAAAGAGTTTGCAAACAAATTAGGAGTGGTTTTTTATGTCACACATGAGCAGAAATAAACTAGTtgtcaaccccccccccccattttcATTACAAGTTCTACTTGCAATCTTATCAGTTCCATTATTGCTCaaagaataatatttaaagCACTAGTAGCTTTTTTTACTGATAGCAGTAGGATTAACATTTGTGGATGGTCAATTTCAGATTCATAATGCTCCGTGGTTCATCAGGCTTCTACCCTTATGGAATTTATGAGCACTTAAATGGATGGCCAGATTTTGATATTAGTGAAACAAGGATCACTTTCAAGCTTAGAAAAGACAAGTAAATTCTATCATTTTGACAAAATAGTTCGATGCCTCTCTATTTTGTGATTCTATATATATCTATTAATTATTTCACAAATATAGTCATATTGGGATGAAAGTTAGACAGGCATTCTCTTTCTAGATCCTTGGTAATTTGGCATTCAAAATATTAGTTGAGATGGTCATGGAAGATAACAAGcaactcttatttatttttattttcatccacTTTAACAATCAAGTATGTAGGTTTCAATACATGGCTATGGCAGACAATAGGCAAAGGGTTATGCCTTTTCCTGAAGATCGGTTACCAGGAAGATGCCAAACCTTGGGTTACCCAGAAGCTGTCCTGCTAGTCAATCCCAAGGATCCATGATTGAAAGGAGAGGTATCTGTTGCATATATATTTCCCGACACTGTTTTATCGTGTCAAAGCTTCTAATTGTATTTGTACCATAGTAGTTTGTAACTTCTTCAATTTGCTTGCATGTCAGTTCCACACTGAATTCATTCTCACCCATATGGGTACATAGTCTACAATTTATCCCTACTTGCATCATTAAATACTATTTAACGTTAtggttaaatttaatttgcCCTATGTGGTTTGGGGAGTATCACTTTGGCACCACGTGGTTTAAACTTTGTCACTTTGCTCCCCTCATATTTTCATTAACATATTTGTTATCTCCTTGTGTCTTTTTTGGCTGTCAACTATGAAAAGCTTATTCATGCTATAATCCATTAAACCAGCAGGTTTACATATCCGACATGTCTGTCTGTTCCTAACTTTTGACAAGGAGAACATATTTCTAGGAAAATAAACAAAGGAGTCTTCAGATTTTTGTAACTTTCATCAGTTAAAGTTATGATTTTGTAGTTTAACAGAATGAAACCACAGTGGCAAAACGCAACTGAAACTAACCATTGGGGAGAAGGGGGAAGGAACTAAATTAAaccctttaaaaaatatttttgtttatttttttagaaatttgatGCCATAAAGCAATTTTACTTCACACTATGCAGGACAAAACACATTCTTAAAAATTACGTTTTGGAAAACATTTCCATATTCCAAAATAAATTCtttcaaaactataaactacttcgtatttaaaaacaattaatcaaaGTCCAAACACACCTGTAGTAGTTAGTTGGTTAACCTGGCAAGTTTTGAGTGTCCACTAATTCATGTTGCTCGTTAAAGAGGAGATAGGATGATTTCCTCAGCATTGATTGTGTATGAGCTATTCCACTATGTATTTATTTGACTCTAATCCACAGGTGGATGACAAGTATCAGTATTCATGTGTAAACATGGATAATCGAGTCCATGGGTGGATATCTTTCAGTCCGCCAGTGGGATTCTGGCAGATCACACCTAGTGATGAGTTTCGTTCTGGTGGACCCCTCAAACAGAATTTGACCTCGCATGTAGGCCCTACCGCGCTTGCAGTAAGTGAATGAATTTAGATTTTAGACCAAGATAGCAATTCCCTACGTGGCTATATCATCAGATGTTTCTTAGTGGTCACTATGTGGGACAAGATTTGGTGCCTAAATTTAGAGGTGGTGAATCATGGAAGAAGGTTTTTGGTCCTGTATATATGTATCTTAATTCTGGAGCAGTTGGTGACGACCCACTTGGGCTATGGGAGGATGCAAAAATACAGGTTTGTCCATGAATCTCTTGTACCTTGGTTAGGAGGTAGATGGTATAGACAGTTGGATACAGTAATTGTAAGATAAAGACTAATTTGAATTGATATTCAGATGATGAATGATGCTCAAAGTTAGCCATATTCTTTCCCAGCTTCAgaggattttttaaaattggatcAATGGGGCAACGTCAGTGGCAGATTACTTGTCTTTGACAGGTAAGCATGCAAGATATTCCTAGTTTATTCTGATGTTTTTAGTTTGTGTTGGTGATATTCCAGAGGTGATTTAGGTAGCTAACACTCAAGAGACTAAGTTTTTATGATGGACTATAGCTACTGAAAATTGTGCAGAAAATTTAGAAGAGGGAGAGTATTTGGGGCTGAATGACTCTTtgttttgatttcttttctgaCTTACTTTCTGCAGTACATTCATAAGTATTTATAGATTGAAAAGTAATCCTTAGAGTACTATGACAGTTACAAATATAAAGAGTCACATGAATACTATTAAACACTCTTTTAAGTCTTCACTAAGAACACTTTATTATATGTCCACTAAGCACTTATTAATATCACTCCACTAAGTAATTATCACAGCACCTTACTCAACAGTCTGCAATGCGATTTCTATCTTACTGGTGATTGGAATACAACCTGATTCtattgcaatttttattttttttttactttagtgCTAACAGCTAGATTTTTTTACCTGCGGGGGTGGGGAGTTATATAATGCTACAACTtcctattaaaatattttcgtTAATTTTGTAATATGAGAAAAAAAGGTTCTCACTTACTGTATTTTatgattagaaattaaaaaaaaatgttgaataatTAATCCATGGCTGAGCAGCCACGACATTGTGGGTgttatttttatcttgcatCTGTCCATGCTCTAGTTTCCAGTCCTAGATGTGAGGGGGTAAGTTCAGATCCCACGTTAACAAGAGATACGGATTTCAACATATATTTAGGTGAATTTAAGTGAACTATTGTAGTTCTAATTATTTTGTCTAGGTACATCTGCACAGACTTAATATCAGCAAATGGTGCTTATGTTGGTTTAGCCCCACCTGGAGATGCAGGGTCATGGCAAAGGGAATGCAAGGTGCTCTTCGCTCACTTAAGGAAAAGTAGCATTTTAGTTGCATGAGCTGTACTTTTTGTAGTTTGTGCTCaactatcatttattttattttttttacatttgggGTGAGTATGGGGCTATGTGATGAAGGGGATCTTGCAAACTATGCCAGACATaaccttgtttttcttttcttttgaaaaacacattatacaaataaagataattacaaaaatgttatCGGGGGTGCCCAAAAGAATTCTATAGCAGATTATTTAACTTTTACTCCTAACAGGACTATCAATTCTGGACCTGAGCTgatgaaaatggattttttactattaaaagTGTACGTCCAGGCGACTATAACCTTTTTTCTTAGGTTCCTGGTTTTGTTGGGGACTACAAATTTGGTGATTTGAT encodes the following:
- the LOC100791459 gene encoding pentatricopeptide repeat-containing protein At1g09900, with translation MDLVAPAEQVCSFHHFHITRARVSDNSISRPFVLYPDSSVSHHFSKLKATRSRKRLENRVSAVSKSEASGLNGRLQQIVSTPNGDLNVIGMESSPIGVNGSRSFEEFASNIHLRKLVRNGELEEGLKFLERMIYQGDIPDVIACTSLIRGFCRSGKTKKATRIMEILENSGAVPDVITYNVLIGGYCKSGEIDKALEVLERMSVAPDVVTYNTILRSLCDSGKLKEAMEVLDRQLQRECYPDVITYTILIEATCNDSGVGQAMKLLDEMRKKGCKPDVVTYNVLINGICKEGRLDEAIKFLNNMPSYGCKPNVITHNIILRSMCSTGRWMDAERLLSDMLRKGCSPSVVTFNILINFLCRKRLLGRAIDVLEKMPKHGCVPNSLSYNPLLHGFCQEKKMDRAIEYLEIMVSRGCYPDIVTYNTLLTALCKDGKVDAAVEILNQLSSKGCSPVLITYNTVIDGLTKVGKTEYAVELLEEMRRKGLKPDIITYSTLLRGLGREGKVDEAIKIFHDMEGLSIKPSAVTYNAIMLGLCKAQQTSRAIDFLAYMVEKGCKPTEATYTILIEGIADEGLAEEALELLNELCSRGFVKKSSAEQVVVKM